In one Bacillus thuringiensis genomic region, the following are encoded:
- a CDS encoding alpha/beta fold hydrolase, giving the protein MNVQESFVTALDGSEIYLRKWLPEGEPKGIIQIAHGMTEHAGVYTDFIDALLEAGYGVYAHDHKGHGKTVKREEDYGHFEPNIGWNQVVSDVIFVSERIKEEQSSPLFLLGHSMGSFLSRRAVQLRGELYDGFLISGTGGNPGLLGAIGHKVATIEMKLRGAKTKSPMLNFLSFGNFNSNFKPNRTKFDWLSSDNNQVDKYIADPLCGFICTTSFYRELFSGVLEVNKLEEYKKTPKNLPIHIFSGDRDPVGDMGKGVKEVYENYKKCGVKDVTLRLYENGRHEMFHEVNKDEVFKDLISWLNAHNK; this is encoded by the coding sequence ATGAACGTACAGGAAAGTTTCGTTACGGCATTGGATGGATCGGAAATTTATTTGCGTAAGTGGTTACCAGAAGGTGAACCGAAAGGGATTATTCAAATTGCACATGGTATGACAGAACATGCAGGTGTTTATACAGACTTTATTGATGCTTTATTAGAAGCAGGCTATGGTGTTTATGCACATGATCATAAAGGTCATGGGAAAACGGTGAAAAGAGAAGAAGATTATGGTCATTTTGAACCAAATATAGGGTGGAATCAAGTTGTATCGGATGTTATCTTTGTTTCAGAAAGGATAAAAGAAGAGCAGTCAAGTCCTTTGTTTTTACTAGGACATAGTATGGGTTCTTTTTTATCAAGACGAGCTGTGCAACTTAGAGGCGAATTATATGATGGATTTCTTATTTCAGGAACAGGTGGAAATCCAGGGCTTTTAGGAGCTATTGGTCATAAAGTAGCAACAATCGAAATGAAATTGCGTGGGGCAAAAACGAAAAGTCCAATGTTAAACTTTTTATCTTTCGGAAACTTCAATTCGAACTTTAAGCCAAATCGTACAAAATTCGATTGGTTATCTTCAGATAATAATCAAGTTGATAAATATATTGCGGATCCGTTATGTGGTTTCATTTGTACGACGAGTTTTTACCGAGAATTATTTTCTGGTGTATTAGAAGTAAATAAACTAGAAGAATACAAGAAGACGCCAAAGAATCTTCCAATACATATATTCTCTGGTGATCGTGATCCTGTTGGCGATATGGGGAAAGGTGTAAAAGAAGTATATGAAAACTATAAAAAATGTGGTGTGAAAGACGTGACATTACGTTTATATGAAAATGGTAGACATGAAATGTTTCATGAAGTAAATAAGGATGAAGTATTTAAAGATTTAATTTCGTGGTTAAATGCGCATAATAAATGA
- a CDS encoding LytTR family DNA-binding domain-containing protein — MEDRTLGLLLDVVGELFSDEISIAVSNTKEYIYYRPSKRIDLKISVGDPIKEGTIAYKAMVMNQKTSEFMNRDVFGIPYHGMAVPFSNNGKLEGCVTAIYPALTDGKSVVTLKTTDGWIPVPFSKVMYLEAKDKKTYVNSEELSGTHKYSLQEFEYLLPKDSFIRCHRSFIVNVNHIKAIYPDTHSTFVLSMDNGERVPVSQSYASYFRKLLGF, encoded by the coding sequence ATGGAAGATAGAACATTAGGTTTATTACTAGATGTTGTTGGGGAATTATTTTCAGATGAAATTTCAATTGCTGTTTCGAATACGAAAGAATATATTTACTATCGGCCAAGTAAACGAATTGATTTAAAGATTAGTGTCGGGGATCCCATAAAGGAAGGAACGATTGCTTATAAAGCGATGGTGATGAATCAAAAAACCTCTGAGTTTATGAATCGGGATGTTTTTGGTATTCCTTATCATGGAATGGCTGTACCATTTTCCAACAATGGAAAGCTTGAAGGGTGCGTAACGGCAATTTATCCAGCTTTAACGGATGGAAAGTCAGTCGTTACTTTAAAAACAACAGACGGCTGGATTCCGGTTCCTTTTTCAAAGGTTATGTATTTAGAGGCTAAAGATAAAAAGACGTATGTGAATTCAGAAGAGTTATCAGGAACACATAAATACTCTCTGCAAGAATTCGAATACTTGCTTCCTAAAGATTCATTTATTAGATGTCACCGCTCATTTATTGTAAATGTTAATCATATTAAAGCGATTTATCCTGATACCCATTCTACTTTTGTACTTTCGATGGATAATGGTGAGAGAGTACCAGTTAGTCAATCATACGCTAGTTATTTCCGTAAGCTTCTAGGATTCTAA
- a CDS encoding GNAT family N-acetyltransferase, which produces MFPILKTDRLILRELKEEDAPSILQCFSNTDVLRYYGQKPLQDLDQVRQIIHNFKLSYNARSGIKWGIELKGKKELIGTIGFHDWSSEHKRANISYAFLPEHWGKGYATEAVSEVISYGFHTLHLKRIGAIVFLENEASNKVLLKLGFEKEGVLKNYMYQDDIPYDTNFYSLLKSV; this is translated from the coding sequence ATGTTTCCTATATTGAAAACCGACCGACTCATTTTACGAGAACTTAAAGAAGAAGATGCACCGAGTATACTACAATGCTTTTCTAATACTGACGTACTGCGTTATTATGGCCAAAAACCATTACAGGATCTTGATCAAGTGAGACAAATTATTCATAACTTTAAGCTGAGTTACAATGCAAGAAGCGGTATAAAGTGGGGAATTGAATTAAAAGGCAAGAAAGAACTCATCGGAACAATCGGATTTCACGATTGGTCTTCTGAGCATAAACGAGCCAATATAAGCTATGCCTTCCTCCCTGAACACTGGGGAAAAGGATATGCGACGGAAGCTGTTTCTGAAGTTATATCGTACGGTTTCCACACACTTCATTTAAAACGGATCGGAGCAATTGTATTTCTTGAAAATGAAGCTTCAAACAAGGTGCTGTTAAAATTAGGATTTGAAAAAGAAGGAGTTCTAAAAAATTATATGTATCAAGATGATATCCCCTATGACACGAATTTTTATTCTTTATTAAAATCGGTTTAA
- a CDS encoding acetyl-CoA hydrolase/transferase family protein, whose translation MENNLDRIRDQRLKERVVTPEEAASWIQSGMTLGLSGFTRAGDVKAVPFALVNRVKNDESFKVNVYTGASLGSDVDKLFAEAGILGKRLPFQADATMRKGINNGDFLFVDQHLSHTAELLRADVLDIDFAILEAVAITEDGMIIPTTSIGNSLAFSLNAKSIIIEMNMAQSAQLEGLHDLYEPGKQGERLPIPLVKTDDRIGTIGIPIDPEKVKGIVFTNQLDSPSTIVPPDEETVIMAQHLIEFLREEVKVGRLTNRLAPLQSGIGSVANAVLHGVLDSEFEDLEVYSEVLQDAVFDLMDAGKVNFASCCSITLSEEKMQQVFSNFEKYRDKLMMRPQEISNHPEIIRRLGLISINTALELDIYGNVNSTHVLGTKMMNGIGGSGDFARNARLAIFVTKSIAKGGNISSIVPFVSHVDHTEHDVDVIVTEQGYADLRGLAPRERVELIIENCAHPMYRDQLRAYYEEAKTRGGQTPHILEKAFSWHTNYAKNGTMLEAVVETV comes from the coding sequence ATGGAGAATAATTTAGATAGAATCAGAGATCAACGTCTAAAAGAACGGGTAGTTACACCTGAAGAAGCAGCTTCTTGGATTCAAAGTGGAATGACTTTAGGCTTAAGTGGGTTTACACGTGCAGGTGATGTAAAAGCAGTCCCATTTGCGCTTGTAAACCGAGTTAAGAATGATGAATCTTTTAAAGTAAATGTTTATACTGGGGCTTCTTTAGGCTCGGATGTAGACAAATTATTTGCTGAGGCAGGAATTTTAGGGAAAAGATTACCTTTCCAAGCTGACGCGACGATGCGAAAAGGAATTAATAACGGAGACTTTTTATTTGTGGATCAACACTTGTCTCATACAGCAGAGTTACTCCGCGCTGACGTTCTGGATATAGATTTCGCTATTTTGGAAGCGGTTGCGATTACAGAGGACGGAATGATTATTCCAACCACTTCAATTGGAAATTCCTTAGCGTTTTCCTTAAATGCTAAGTCTATTATTATTGAAATGAATATGGCTCAATCCGCGCAATTAGAGGGGCTACATGATCTATATGAACCAGGTAAACAAGGGGAGAGGCTTCCAATTCCGCTTGTGAAAACAGATGACCGAATTGGAACAATCGGTATTCCAATTGATCCTGAAAAAGTAAAGGGAATTGTGTTTACGAATCAATTGGATTCGCCATCGACAATTGTTCCTCCGGATGAAGAAACGGTTATTATGGCACAGCATTTAATAGAATTCCTTCGAGAAGAAGTCAAAGTAGGCCGATTAACAAATCGTTTAGCGCCGTTACAATCAGGAATTGGTTCAGTTGCTAACGCCGTATTGCACGGAGTGTTAGATTCAGAATTTGAAGATTTAGAAGTATATTCCGAGGTTTTACAAGATGCAGTTTTTGATCTTATGGATGCTGGAAAAGTCAATTTTGCTTCTTGTTGTTCTATCACGCTTTCTGAAGAGAAAATGCAACAAGTATTTTCTAACTTTGAAAAATATCGTGACAAATTAATGATGCGTCCACAAGAGATTTCCAATCATCCTGAAATCATTCGTCGCCTTGGATTAATCTCAATTAATACGGCTTTAGAATTAGATATATACGGAAATGTTAACTCTACTCACGTTTTAGGTACAAAAATGATGAATGGTATTGGTGGTTCTGGTGATTTTGCGAGAAATGCACGCCTAGCTATCTTTGTTACGAAATCGATTGCAAAAGGTGGTAACATTTCAAGTATCGTTCCTTTCGTTTCGCATGTAGACCATACTGAACATGATGTAGATGTTATTGTCACTGAACAGGGGTATGCCGACTTAAGGGGACTTGCGCCAAGAGAAAGAGTGGAACTTATTATTGAGAATTGCGCACATCCAATGTATCGTGATCAACTACGTGCTTATTACGAAGAAGCAAAAACAAGAGGTGGACAAACTCCTCATATTTTAGAAAAAGCTTTTTCTTGGCATACGAATTATGCTAAAAATGGAACAATGCTTGAAGCGGTAGTAGAAACTGTATAG
- a CDS encoding bifunctional S-methyl-5'-thioadenosine deaminase/S-adenosylhomocysteine deaminase: protein MKGEILLKTTYVNATIVTMNEQNEVIENGYIIVENDQIIDVKSGEFANDFEVDEVIDMKGKWVLPGLVNTHTHVVMSLLRGIGDDMLLQPWLETRIWPLESQFTPQIAVASTELGLLEMVKSGTTSFSDMFNPIGVDQDAIMETVSRSGMRAAVSRTLFSFGTKDDEKKAIEEAEKYVKRYYNESGMLTTMVAPHSPYTCSTELLEECARIAVENQTMVHIHLSETDREVRDIEAQYGKRPVEYAASCGLFKRPTVIAHGVVLNDDERAFLAEHDVRVAHNPNSNLKLGSGIANVKAMLEAGIKVGIATDSVASNNNLDMFEEMRIATLLQKGIHQDAIALPVETALTLATKGAAEVIGMKQTGLLEVGKCADFITIDPSNKPHLQPADEVLSHLVYAASGKDISDVIINGNRVVWNGECKTLDEERIIFEASRYKRGLQR from the coding sequence TTGAAAGGGGAAATACTTTTGAAAACAACTTATGTAAACGCTACAATTGTAACGATGAATGAACAAAACGAAGTGATAGAAAATGGATATATCATTGTAGAAAATGATCAAATTATAGATGTAAAGAGCGGAGAATTCGCTAATGATTTTGAAGTAGATGAAGTAATTGACATGAAAGGAAAATGGGTTTTACCAGGGCTTGTAAATACACATACACACGTTGTAATGAGTCTCCTAAGAGGTATTGGAGATGATATGCTATTACAACCATGGCTTGAGACGAGAATTTGGCCACTGGAAAGTCAATTTACTCCCCAAATTGCGGTCGCTAGTACGGAACTAGGATTACTTGAAATGGTGAAAAGTGGTACAACATCATTCTCTGACATGTTTAATCCAATTGGAGTAGATCAAGATGCAATTATGGAAACGGTATCAAGGAGCGGGATGCGAGCTGCTGTTTCAAGGACTTTATTTAGCTTCGGAACGAAAGACGATGAAAAGAAAGCGATTGAAGAAGCTGAGAAATATGTGAAGCGTTACTATAACGAAAGTGGCATGTTAACTACGATGGTTGCACCACATAGTCCATATACATGTAGTACAGAATTGTTAGAAGAGTGCGCACGGATTGCAGTAGAGAATCAAACGATGGTTCATATCCACCTTTCTGAAACAGACCGTGAAGTACGTGATATTGAAGCGCAATACGGAAAACGTCCAGTAGAATATGCAGCGAGCTGCGGATTGTTTAAACGCCCAACAGTTATTGCACACGGTGTAGTATTAAATGATGATGAGCGTGCATTTTTAGCAGAACATGACGTTCGAGTAGCTCATAATCCGAATAGTAATTTAAAACTAGGTTCTGGTATAGCGAATGTAAAAGCGATGCTAGAAGCAGGAATAAAAGTAGGAATTGCAACAGATAGTGTTGCATCTAACAATAATTTAGACATGTTTGAAGAAATGCGCATAGCGACTTTACTACAAAAAGGTATTCACCAAGATGCAATAGCGTTACCAGTTGAAACAGCTCTTACACTTGCGACTAAAGGAGCTGCTGAAGTAATCGGCATGAAACAAACAGGATTACTTGAGGTTGGAAAGTGTGCCGATTTTATTACGATTGACCCATCTAATAAGCCGCATTTACAACCAGCAGATGAAGTGTTATCGCATCTTGTATATGCTGCCAGTGGAAAAGATATTAGCGATGTCATTATTAATGGAAACCGTGTCGTTTGGAATGGCGAATGTAAAACGTTAGATGAAGAGCGTATTATATTTGAAGCAAGTCGTTATAAACGAGGTTTGCAAAGATAG
- a CDS encoding YunG family protein, giving the protein MDHVKRKQIYEALIRSWSIETSSKWTIENPAKGQCGVTALVVQDIYGGKIKKTKIGSVWHFYNFIDGQRFDFTEVQFNENLNYLDVESNREEAFADTNEKQYSILKGKITKELKLSFDS; this is encoded by the coding sequence ATGGATCATGTAAAGAGAAAGCAAATATATGAAGCACTAATAAGATCGTGGTCGATTGAAACAAGCTCAAAGTGGACAATTGAAAATCCAGCAAAGGGACAATGTGGTGTTACAGCTCTAGTCGTTCAAGACATATACGGAGGGAAAATTAAAAAGACAAAAATAGGGAGCGTGTGGCATTTTTATAACTTTATAGATGGGCAGAGGTTTGATTTTACAGAGGTTCAATTCAATGAAAACCTGAATTATTTGGATGTGGAATCAAATCGGGAAGAAGCATTTGCAGATACAAATGAAAAGCAATATAGCATTTTGAAGGGAAAAATAACAAAAGAATTAAAATTATCTTTTGACTCTTAA
- a CDS encoding GNAT family N-acetyltransferase: MKIRKALLSEANELSELALHSKATWNYSEEFILACKEDLTITEEYIKNNFVYVLENDNTKIGFFSFLRNDKALDFLYIHPRYKGKGYGKILWEYVIEKANELGLKSFTIDSDPNAKGYYLKMGAQLIGETPSTVFKNRLLPLLKYDV, encoded by the coding sequence ATGAAGATAAGAAAAGCGTTATTAAGTGAAGCAAATGAATTGAGTGAACTCGCACTACACTCAAAAGCAACGTGGAATTATAGTGAAGAATTCATACTTGCTTGTAAGGAAGATTTAACAATTACAGAAGAGTACATAAAAAATAACTTTGTATATGTTTTAGAAAACGATAATACGAAGATTGGTTTTTTCTCATTTTTACGTAATGATAAAGCTCTCGATTTCCTGTACATTCATCCCCGATACAAAGGGAAAGGCTACGGGAAAATACTTTGGGAGTATGTAATAGAAAAAGCAAATGAACTAGGTTTAAAAAGTTTTACGATTGATAGTGATCCGAATGCAAAAGGATATTACCTGAAAATGGGAGCACAGTTAATCGGAGAAACACCATCAACTGTTTTTAAGAATCGTTTACTGCCCCTTTTGAAATATGATGTGTAA
- a CDS encoding peptide ABC transporter substrate-binding protein: MKRKKSHLMVMALVTSLLLTACNNKANKSDTEVKKQVLNVTVSEEIPSLDTAKTMDGTSAHVMQNIFEGLYVLNDQDQPTPAIAKSFKRSEDGKKYTFDLRKDAKWSNGDSVTANDFMFAWKRAINPETASQYASMLFYVKNAKEINKGAISLDELGVTVINDYKLEVELEQPVPYFLQLLALPIYLPQHESFLKEQGNNYALEPSNLIYNGPFVLEKWKHEQEFQLKKNATYWDRKKVKLDEINFHIVKDTMTAVNLYEAGDLDRVPINSQVVDKYKGNKELHMSSDPGIAMLRFNEKNTALANKKVRQSISLALNKDDFVAHFINNGAKPASGLVPVGHVNEVTGKDFRKENGDISSYDLQNAKKLWEEAKKELGVEQVNLEFLTFEQDNAKRMAEYIKGDLEKNLQGLAIQIKQQPFKQKLQLEQTGDYDITMANWGPDYKDPISYLEIFTTGNLNNKMNYSNSHYDELMKKAKTDFVLEPEKRWGALLEAEQVLLEDSAVAPLYHIGSAYVQKDYVKGIEKHQFGGIYTYKNAYIANE, encoded by the coding sequence ATGAAGCGAAAAAAGAGCCATTTAATGGTAATGGCACTTGTTACATCTTTATTATTAACAGCTTGTAATAATAAAGCAAATAAAAGTGATACAGAGGTTAAAAAACAAGTGTTAAATGTAACAGTATCAGAAGAAATTCCTTCTCTGGACACTGCTAAAACGATGGATGGTACATCAGCACACGTTATGCAGAATATATTTGAAGGGTTATATGTATTAAATGATCAAGATCAGCCTACTCCAGCCATAGCAAAATCGTTTAAAAGGAGTGAAGATGGTAAGAAATATACATTTGACTTGCGTAAAGATGCAAAATGGTCAAATGGAGACAGTGTAACAGCAAACGATTTTATGTTTGCGTGGAAACGTGCAATTAACCCTGAAACAGCATCTCAATATGCGTCTATGCTCTTTTATGTGAAAAATGCGAAAGAGATTAATAAGGGAGCAATATCTCTAGATGAACTTGGAGTTACGGTTATAAATGATTATAAGTTAGAAGTTGAACTCGAACAGCCAGTTCCGTATTTTTTACAGTTGTTAGCACTACCTATATACTTACCACAGCATGAATCATTTTTGAAAGAACAAGGAAACAATTATGCATTGGAACCTAGTAATCTCATATATAACGGTCCATTTGTATTAGAGAAATGGAAGCATGAACAAGAGTTTCAATTAAAGAAGAATGCTACATATTGGGATCGAAAGAAAGTGAAATTAGACGAAATAAACTTTCATATCGTAAAGGATACAATGACAGCTGTAAATTTATATGAAGCCGGAGATTTGGATCGAGTACCTATTAATTCGCAAGTTGTAGACAAGTATAAAGGGAATAAGGAATTACATATGTCGAGTGATCCTGGAATTGCTATGCTTCGTTTTAATGAAAAAAATACCGCGTTAGCAAATAAAAAGGTGCGTCAATCTATTTCATTAGCGTTAAATAAAGATGATTTCGTTGCTCACTTTATTAATAACGGAGCAAAACCTGCAAGTGGACTTGTACCAGTTGGTCATGTAAATGAAGTGACTGGTAAAGATTTTAGAAAAGAAAACGGCGATATTTCCTCATATGATTTGCAAAATGCTAAAAAGCTTTGGGAAGAAGCGAAAAAAGAACTTGGAGTAGAGCAAGTAAACCTCGAGTTTTTAACGTTTGAACAAGATAATGCAAAACGGATGGCAGAATATATAAAAGGTGATTTAGAAAAGAATTTGCAAGGACTCGCGATACAAATTAAACAACAGCCATTTAAGCAAAAATTACAGTTAGAACAAACAGGTGATTACGATATAACTATGGCAAATTGGGGACCTGACTATAAAGACCCAATTAGTTACTTAGAGATATTTACGACGGGTAATCTAAATAACAAAATGAATTACTCTAATTCTCATTACGATGAATTAATGAAGAAAGCGAAAACTGATTTTGTACTAGAACCAGAGAAACGATGGGGAGCATTGCTAGAAGCTGAGCAGGTATTATTAGAAGATTCAGCTGTAGCTCCACTCTATCATATTGGCTCAGCATATGTACAAAAGGATTATGTAAAAGGAATTGAGAAGCACCAATTTGGTGGTATTTATACTTATAAGAATGCTTATATTGCTAATGAATAA